A region of Solanum dulcamara chromosome 7, daSolDulc1.2, whole genome shotgun sequence DNA encodes the following proteins:
- the LOC129896569 gene encoding uncharacterized protein LOC129896569 isoform X2, producing MANSTSVDVILEYLRKNKFTRAEAALRGELNNHPDLNGVLQKLTIEDKELSQSTEGASRGKATTETPGTTFRNSEDVYKETSSRSSGEISKELIIKEIECGTGRNGLDCNWKNVQEQKKVNESVGTSDKNFSFANSSEDTIDLYSWKYTPGNGPVTYQHDGGATIDLSTLVHSGKSNFNSSEVFDSGKAHAKCEEDVSFSGEKRTSWPGSTSKDTVEPKYDSGRNIELKEVDQQIKLSGACSKDVVINHPWSKSDEFTHPSSEPWRDCTVKTVFPFSKGDVSTSYDHDIVSTDRKEGKRKTEVSDVRAAIKEQVDEVGRALYLGKTQGSEPKEFSGLGFSFVSESQKEGFPRLPPVRLKSEEKSFSIPWEEKFERDGPASKTTNADNSFFIGSFLDVPIGQDLTSSGGKRPAGGSWLSVSQGIAEDTSDLVSGFATVGDGLSESIDYPNEYWDSDEYDDDDDVGYTRQPIEDETWFLAHEIDYPSDNEKGPGHGSVPDPQRGQNREEDDEQSFAEEDSCFSVSEMYRRTDESDLIAQYDGQLMDEVELNLMRAEPVWRGFVTQTNELVMLGDGKVLNECGRPHPDDICMDDDQHGSVRSIGVGINSDTADFGSEVRESLVGGSSEGDIEYFHDHDTSIGGSRHLPPISDKPYSERSKREKKAAKHSSDKFVTGADKGSLVQKMNHLDGGFSFPPPRDGELVQTSSSKSLWSNKCNTVVSDEADDSLMANDDMLAPWRRKSSESSPVKSSRDESNANAAGSENSSPSSLSNYGYAERDVREHVKKEETKIASAREEDVGASLEDEEATAVQEQVRQIKAQEEEFETFDLKIVHRKNRTGFEEDKNFHVVLNSVLAGRYQVTEYLGSAAFSKAIQAHDLHTGMDVCVKIIKNNKDFFDQSLDEIKLLKYVNKHDPADKYHLLRLYDYFYYREHLLIVCELLKANLYEFHKFNRESGGEVYFTMPRLQSITIQCLEALQFLHGLGLIHCDLKPENILVKSYSRCEVKVIDLGSSCFETDHLCSYVQSRSYRAPEVILGLPYDKKIDIWSLGCILAELCTGNVLFQNDSPATLLARVIGIIGPIDQDLLVKGRDTYKYFTKNHMLYERNQETNRLECLIPKKTSLRHRLPMGDQGFIDFVAHLLEVNPKKRPSALEALKHPWLSYPYEPISS from the exons ATGGCGAACTCGACCTCAGTAGATGTTATACTGGAATACTTGCGGAAAAACAAATTTACAAGGGCTGAGGCTGCTTTGCGTGGTGAACTGAATAATCACCCTGATCTGAATGGTGTTCTTCAGAAGCTTACTATTGAGGACAAAGAGTTGAGTCAGTCAACAGAAGGAGCAAGTAGGGGCAAAGCAACGACAGAGACTCCCGGGACAACATTCCGGAATAGTGAGGATGTTTACAAGGAGACAAGTTCAAGAAGCAGTGGTGAAATATCCAAGGAGCTTATTATTAAGGAGATAGAGTGTGGCACCGGGAGAAATGGCTTAGACTGCAACTGGAAAAATGTCCAGGAGCAGAAGAAAGTTAATGAATCCGTTGGGACAAGTGACAAAAACTTCAGTTTTGCCAACAGTTCGGAGGATACTATTGATCTGTATTCGTGGAAATACACTCCTGGTAATGGTCCGGTTACTTATCAGCATGACGGTGGAGCTACCATTGACCTCTCCACTTTGGTGCACTCTGGGAAGTCAAATTTTAATTCTTCTGAGGTCTTTGATAGTGGTAAGGCTCATGCAAAATGTGAGGAAGATGTCAGTTTTTCTGGTGAAAAGAGAACTTCTTGGCCTGGAAGTACTAGCAAAGACACTGTAGAACCAAAGTATGACAGTGGTCGAAATATTGAGCTCAAGGAGGTTGATCAGCAAATTAAGCTAAGTGGGGCATGCTCCAAAGATGTAGTAATTAATCATCCTTGGTCTAAAAGTGATGAATTTACACATCCTTCATCTGAGCCTTGGAGAGACTGCACAGTTAAAACCGTTTTCCCATTTTCCAAAGGAGATGTCTCgacaagttatgatcatgacaTTGTTAGTACTGACAGGAAAGAAGGAAAACGAAAAACAGAGGTTAGTGATGTTAGGGCAGCAATAAAAGAACAAGTGGATGAGGTAGGAAGAGCTCTGTATCTTGGGAAGACACAAGGAAGTGAACCAAAAGAATTCAGCGGCCTAGGTTTTTCATTTGTTTCTGAAAGCCAGAAAGAAGGATTCCCTAGGTTGCCACCTGTTAGATTGAAGTCAGAAGAGAAGTCCTTCAGTATTCCTTGGGAGGAAAAGTTTGAGCGAGATGGACCTGCCTCAAAGACTACTAATGCTGACAATTCATTTTTCATAGGTTCATTTCTTGATGTTCCTATAGGACAAGATCTTACCAGTTCAG GTGGAAAAAGGCCTGCAGGAGGTAGTTGGCTCTCTGTAAGTCAAGGCATTGCTGAGGACACTTCTGATCTGGTTTCCGGTTTTGCAACAGTTGGTGATGGACTGAGTGAATCTATTGATTACCCCAACGAATATTGGGACTCCGATGAGTATGATGACGATGATGATGTTGGCTACACAAGACAACCTATTGAGGATGAGACATGGTTTTTAGCTCATGAAATTGATTACCCCAGTGATAATGAGAAGGGACCAGGGCATGGGAGTGTTCCAGATCCTCAAAGAGGGCAAAACcgagaagaagatgatgaacaATCTTTTGCAGAAGAGGATTCCTGCTTCTCAG TGTCTGAAATGTACAGGAGAACTGATGAGAGTGACTTGATTGCTCAATATGATGGCCAGTTGATGGATGAGGTAGAACTAAATTTGATGCGTGCAGAGCCAGTTTGGCGGGGCTTTGTTACTCAAACAAATGAACTTGTCATGTTGGGGGATGGTAAAGTCCTGAATGAGTGTGGAAGGCCTCATCCGGATGATATTTGCATGGACGATGATCAACATGGTTCAGTTCGGTCTATTGGTGTGGGGATTAACAGTGATACTGCTGATTTTGGAAGCGAAGTGCGTGAAAGTTTGGTTGGTGGGAGTAGTGAGGGGGACATAGAGTACTTCCATGATCATGATACCAGTATTGGTGGGTCCAGACACCTACCACCCATTTCAGATAAGCCTTATTCAGAGAGATCAAAGAGAGAAAAGAAAGCAGCTAAACATAGTTCTGATAAGTTTGTTACTGGGGCTGACAAAGGAAGTCTTGTGCAGAAAATGAATCACTTGGACGGAGGATTCTCATTCCCCCCTCCTAGAGATGGGGAGTTAGTTCAAACAAGCTCGAGTAAGTCTTTATGGTCAAACAAGTGCAACACTGTTGTCAGTGATGAAGCTGATGATTCTCTGATGGCAAATGATGACATGCTTGCTCCATGGAGGCGCAAAAGCAGTGAATCTTCACCTGTCAAGAGCTCAAGAGATGAAAGTAATGCAAATGCTGCAGGATCAGAAAATTCTAGCCCTTCTTCTCTTTCAAACTATGGCTATGCTGAACGGGATGTACGGGAGCATGTGAAGAAAGAAGAGACAAAAATAGCCAGTGCAAGAGAAGAAGATGTAGGGGCGTCACTGGAGGATGAGGAAGCAACAGCAGTACAGGAACAAGTAAGGCAGATCAAGGCACAGGAGGAGGAATTCGAAACCTTTGATCTAAAGATTGTGCATAGGAAAAACAG AACTGGCTTTGAGGAGGACAAGAATTTCCATGTCGTTTTAAATTCAGTTTTAGCTGGGCGATATCAAGTTACTGAGTATCTTGGATCTGCTGCATTTAGTAAAGCTATCCAAGCTCACGATCTTCACACTGGCATGGATGTTTGTGTAAAGATCATAAAGAACAATAAAGATTTCTTTGATCAGAGCCTTGATGAAATAAAGCTTCTCAAGTATGTCAACAAGCATGATCCTGCTGACAAGTACCATTTACTTCGGCTGTATGATTACTTCTATTATCGA GAGCATTTGTTAATTGTATGTGAGCTCCTTAAGGCAAATCTTTATGAGTTCCATAAATTTAATAGAGAATCTGGAGGAGAAGTCTACTTTACCATGCCAAGATTGCAG TCAATCACTATTCAATGCTTGGAGGCTCTTCAGTTTTTGCATGGCCTTGGGCTTATACATTGTGACCTGAAACCTGAGAACATATTGGTGAAAAGCTACAGTAGATGTGAAGTGAAGGTGATTGATCTGGGAAGCAGTTGTTTCGAAACCGATCATCTTTGTTCTTATGTCCAATCTAGATCCTACCGTGCACCTGAAGTTATTTTGGGACTTCCATATGATAAAAAGATCGATATCTGGTCACTTGGCTGCATCCTAGCAGAACTTTGCACGGGAAAT GTACTTTTTCAAAATGACTCTCCTGCCACATTACTCGCTAGGGTGATTGGTATTATAGGTCCCATTGACCAAGATTTGCTTGTTAAAGGACGAGATACTTATAAGTATTTCACCAAAAATCATATGCTGTATGAACGAAATCAG GAAACAAATAGATTGGAATGCTTGATACCCAAAAAGACATCCTTGAGACATCGTTTACCAATGGGGGATCAAGGATTTATAGACTTTGTGGCTCATCTCCTTGAAGTAAACCCAAAGAAGCGTCCATCTGCCTTGGAGGCTTTAAAGCATCCGTGGCTGTCATATCCATACGAACCAATATCATCTTGA
- the LOC129896569 gene encoding uncharacterized protein LOC129896569 isoform X1: MANSTSVDVILEYLRKNKFTRAEAALRGELNNHPDLNGVLQKLTIEDKELSQSTEGASRGKATTETPGTTFRNSEDVYKETSSRSSGEISKELIIKEIECGTGRNGLDCNWKNVQEQKKVNESVGTSDKNFSFANSSEDTIDLYSWKYTPGNGPVTYQHDGGATIDLSTLVHSGKSNFNSSEVFDSGKAHAKCEEDVSFSGEKRTSWPGSTSKDTVEPKYDSGRNIELKEVDQQIKLSGACSKDVVINHPWSKSDEFTHPSSEPWRDCTVKTVFPFSKGDVSTSYDHDIVSTDRKEGKRKTEVSDVRAAIKEQVDEVGRALYLGKTQGSEPKEFSGLGFSFVSESQKEGFPRLPPVRLKSEEKSFSIPWEEKFERDGPASKTTNADNSFFIGSFLDVPIGQDLTSSGGKRPAGGSWLSVSQGIAEDTSDLVSGFATVGDGLSESIDYPNEYWDSDEYDDDDDVGYTRQPIEDETWFLAHEIDYPSDNEKGPGHGSVPDPQRGQNREEDDEQSFAEEDSCFSGERYFQSKNVDPVRPADDHIGLSVSEMYRRTDESDLIAQYDGQLMDEVELNLMRAEPVWRGFVTQTNELVMLGDGKVLNECGRPHPDDICMDDDQHGSVRSIGVGINSDTADFGSEVRESLVGGSSEGDIEYFHDHDTSIGGSRHLPPISDKPYSERSKREKKAAKHSSDKFVTGADKGSLVQKMNHLDGGFSFPPPRDGELVQTSSSKSLWSNKCNTVVSDEADDSLMANDDMLAPWRRKSSESSPVKSSRDESNANAAGSENSSPSSLSNYGYAERDVREHVKKEETKIASAREEDVGASLEDEEATAVQEQVRQIKAQEEEFETFDLKIVHRKNRTGFEEDKNFHVVLNSVLAGRYQVTEYLGSAAFSKAIQAHDLHTGMDVCVKIIKNNKDFFDQSLDEIKLLKYVNKHDPADKYHLLRLYDYFYYREHLLIVCELLKANLYEFHKFNRESGGEVYFTMPRLQSITIQCLEALQFLHGLGLIHCDLKPENILVKSYSRCEVKVIDLGSSCFETDHLCSYVQSRSYRAPEVILGLPYDKKIDIWSLGCILAELCTGNVLFQNDSPATLLARVIGIIGPIDQDLLVKGRDTYKYFTKNHMLYERNQETNRLECLIPKKTSLRHRLPMGDQGFIDFVAHLLEVNPKKRPSALEALKHPWLSYPYEPISS, translated from the exons ATGGCGAACTCGACCTCAGTAGATGTTATACTGGAATACTTGCGGAAAAACAAATTTACAAGGGCTGAGGCTGCTTTGCGTGGTGAACTGAATAATCACCCTGATCTGAATGGTGTTCTTCAGAAGCTTACTATTGAGGACAAAGAGTTGAGTCAGTCAACAGAAGGAGCAAGTAGGGGCAAAGCAACGACAGAGACTCCCGGGACAACATTCCGGAATAGTGAGGATGTTTACAAGGAGACAAGTTCAAGAAGCAGTGGTGAAATATCCAAGGAGCTTATTATTAAGGAGATAGAGTGTGGCACCGGGAGAAATGGCTTAGACTGCAACTGGAAAAATGTCCAGGAGCAGAAGAAAGTTAATGAATCCGTTGGGACAAGTGACAAAAACTTCAGTTTTGCCAACAGTTCGGAGGATACTATTGATCTGTATTCGTGGAAATACACTCCTGGTAATGGTCCGGTTACTTATCAGCATGACGGTGGAGCTACCATTGACCTCTCCACTTTGGTGCACTCTGGGAAGTCAAATTTTAATTCTTCTGAGGTCTTTGATAGTGGTAAGGCTCATGCAAAATGTGAGGAAGATGTCAGTTTTTCTGGTGAAAAGAGAACTTCTTGGCCTGGAAGTACTAGCAAAGACACTGTAGAACCAAAGTATGACAGTGGTCGAAATATTGAGCTCAAGGAGGTTGATCAGCAAATTAAGCTAAGTGGGGCATGCTCCAAAGATGTAGTAATTAATCATCCTTGGTCTAAAAGTGATGAATTTACACATCCTTCATCTGAGCCTTGGAGAGACTGCACAGTTAAAACCGTTTTCCCATTTTCCAAAGGAGATGTCTCgacaagttatgatcatgacaTTGTTAGTACTGACAGGAAAGAAGGAAAACGAAAAACAGAGGTTAGTGATGTTAGGGCAGCAATAAAAGAACAAGTGGATGAGGTAGGAAGAGCTCTGTATCTTGGGAAGACACAAGGAAGTGAACCAAAAGAATTCAGCGGCCTAGGTTTTTCATTTGTTTCTGAAAGCCAGAAAGAAGGATTCCCTAGGTTGCCACCTGTTAGATTGAAGTCAGAAGAGAAGTCCTTCAGTATTCCTTGGGAGGAAAAGTTTGAGCGAGATGGACCTGCCTCAAAGACTACTAATGCTGACAATTCATTTTTCATAGGTTCATTTCTTGATGTTCCTATAGGACAAGATCTTACCAGTTCAG GTGGAAAAAGGCCTGCAGGAGGTAGTTGGCTCTCTGTAAGTCAAGGCATTGCTGAGGACACTTCTGATCTGGTTTCCGGTTTTGCAACAGTTGGTGATGGACTGAGTGAATCTATTGATTACCCCAACGAATATTGGGACTCCGATGAGTATGATGACGATGATGATGTTGGCTACACAAGACAACCTATTGAGGATGAGACATGGTTTTTAGCTCATGAAATTGATTACCCCAGTGATAATGAGAAGGGACCAGGGCATGGGAGTGTTCCAGATCCTCAAAGAGGGCAAAACcgagaagaagatgatgaacaATCTTTTGCAGAAGAGGATTCCTGCTTCTCAGGTGAGCGATATTTCCAATCAAAAAATGTTGATCCAGTTAGGCCTGCGGATGATCACATAGGGCTGTCAGTGTCTGAAATGTACAGGAGAACTGATGAGAGTGACTTGATTGCTCAATATGATGGCCAGTTGATGGATGAGGTAGAACTAAATTTGATGCGTGCAGAGCCAGTTTGGCGGGGCTTTGTTACTCAAACAAATGAACTTGTCATGTTGGGGGATGGTAAAGTCCTGAATGAGTGTGGAAGGCCTCATCCGGATGATATTTGCATGGACGATGATCAACATGGTTCAGTTCGGTCTATTGGTGTGGGGATTAACAGTGATACTGCTGATTTTGGAAGCGAAGTGCGTGAAAGTTTGGTTGGTGGGAGTAGTGAGGGGGACATAGAGTACTTCCATGATCATGATACCAGTATTGGTGGGTCCAGACACCTACCACCCATTTCAGATAAGCCTTATTCAGAGAGATCAAAGAGAGAAAAGAAAGCAGCTAAACATAGTTCTGATAAGTTTGTTACTGGGGCTGACAAAGGAAGTCTTGTGCAGAAAATGAATCACTTGGACGGAGGATTCTCATTCCCCCCTCCTAGAGATGGGGAGTTAGTTCAAACAAGCTCGAGTAAGTCTTTATGGTCAAACAAGTGCAACACTGTTGTCAGTGATGAAGCTGATGATTCTCTGATGGCAAATGATGACATGCTTGCTCCATGGAGGCGCAAAAGCAGTGAATCTTCACCTGTCAAGAGCTCAAGAGATGAAAGTAATGCAAATGCTGCAGGATCAGAAAATTCTAGCCCTTCTTCTCTTTCAAACTATGGCTATGCTGAACGGGATGTACGGGAGCATGTGAAGAAAGAAGAGACAAAAATAGCCAGTGCAAGAGAAGAAGATGTAGGGGCGTCACTGGAGGATGAGGAAGCAACAGCAGTACAGGAACAAGTAAGGCAGATCAAGGCACAGGAGGAGGAATTCGAAACCTTTGATCTAAAGATTGTGCATAGGAAAAACAG AACTGGCTTTGAGGAGGACAAGAATTTCCATGTCGTTTTAAATTCAGTTTTAGCTGGGCGATATCAAGTTACTGAGTATCTTGGATCTGCTGCATTTAGTAAAGCTATCCAAGCTCACGATCTTCACACTGGCATGGATGTTTGTGTAAAGATCATAAAGAACAATAAAGATTTCTTTGATCAGAGCCTTGATGAAATAAAGCTTCTCAAGTATGTCAACAAGCATGATCCTGCTGACAAGTACCATTTACTTCGGCTGTATGATTACTTCTATTATCGA GAGCATTTGTTAATTGTATGTGAGCTCCTTAAGGCAAATCTTTATGAGTTCCATAAATTTAATAGAGAATCTGGAGGAGAAGTCTACTTTACCATGCCAAGATTGCAG TCAATCACTATTCAATGCTTGGAGGCTCTTCAGTTTTTGCATGGCCTTGGGCTTATACATTGTGACCTGAAACCTGAGAACATATTGGTGAAAAGCTACAGTAGATGTGAAGTGAAGGTGATTGATCTGGGAAGCAGTTGTTTCGAAACCGATCATCTTTGTTCTTATGTCCAATCTAGATCCTACCGTGCACCTGAAGTTATTTTGGGACTTCCATATGATAAAAAGATCGATATCTGGTCACTTGGCTGCATCCTAGCAGAACTTTGCACGGGAAAT GTACTTTTTCAAAATGACTCTCCTGCCACATTACTCGCTAGGGTGATTGGTATTATAGGTCCCATTGACCAAGATTTGCTTGTTAAAGGACGAGATACTTATAAGTATTTCACCAAAAATCATATGCTGTATGAACGAAATCAG GAAACAAATAGATTGGAATGCTTGATACCCAAAAAGACATCCTTGAGACATCGTTTACCAATGGGGGATCAAGGATTTATAGACTTTGTGGCTCATCTCCTTGAAGTAAACCCAAAGAAGCGTCCATCTGCCTTGGAGGCTTTAAAGCATCCGTGGCTGTCATATCCATACGAACCAATATCATCTTGA